Within the Leptolyngbyaceae cyanobacterium genome, the region AACTTGCCCCAGTCCTTACCGCCGTCGTGATTGCCGGACGAGTCTGTTCTGCTTTCGCCGCCGAAATCGGCACCATGCGAGTCACCGAACAAATCGATGCCTTGCTAATGCTCCGAACTGACCCCATCGATTACCTAGTTACTCCTCGCGTGATTGCCTGCTGCTTGATGCTGCCAATTTTGACGATTTTGTGCTTAGTAACGGGAATGGCAGGTGGATTTTTGATTGCCACTAATTTATATGACATTTCCCAAATCGTCTTTCTAGATTCCGCCCGTAGTTTCCTCGATGTATGGGATATTTGTAGCGCCGCTATCAAAGCTTTTTGTTTTGGCGGATTGATTGCCGTCATTGGTTGTAGCTGGGGTTTAACCACTACCGGGGGCGCAAAAGGTGTAGGACAATCAACTACTACCGCAGTTGTCACCTCACTACTAGCTATCTTCATTGCCAATTTCTTCTTAACTTGGCTGATGTTCCAAGGAACTGGCAGCGTAGTGTTACAAAGTATGTGAGATCGAGTTGCCATCAAAATACGTAATTTCACGTAATTTTGGGTATGGGGCATAGGACATCGTTAAGTATTAATATTGAAGCGGGAGTAACATTGCCGCAGAAAAAGGGGGTGGTAAGTAAATAGGGATAGACAGGAGGAAGAGGTTTATTAATTGCGCG harbors:
- a CDS encoding MlaE family lipid ABC transporter permease subunit yields the protein MSQITSKSSLGIWGQRLLAAVFLGGQVIVHLLKGKIHRRNTLDQMAAVGPESLLIALVTAAFVGMVFTVQVAREFINLGAGTAVGGVLALALSRELAPVLTAVVIAGRVCSAFAAEIGTMRVTEQIDALLMLRTDPIDYLVTPRVIACCLMLPILTILCLVTGMAGGFLIATNLYDISQIVFLDSARSFLDVWDICSAAIKAFCFGGLIAVIGCSWGLTTTGGAKGVGQSTTTAVVTSLLAIFIANFFLTWLMFQGTGSVVLQSM